From the genome of Haloterrigena sp. KLK7, one region includes:
- a CDS encoding methyl-accepting chemotaxis protein, with amino-acid sequence MTLLVSALFFAHVSGAVGPAAEQHFSDRTDDRSDVAATWLETNAETTAGLAADATVRDGDPGAIGDRLADAQAERSDRVAEIHYLDGNGTVLASSDDAATSENFFDVAGVDGATDEPTTTHEALSSDDEVLSFVAPVPGEDRYVALSAPVGAFASTLESGDGYRTVVTDADGERVVGVGELSGDAEIDDAAVLEAVDTDASGVVTATPAGSEREIAATTATIGGGESAMRVTTYGVADEVFGAQNAATAGIAALAFIVVINLGFVGIVLGGNLSLQLRRLADKAERMGDGDLDVDLETDRIDEVGILYDSFDSMRDDLSVTMTDLEDERERAREAKHRTEQRNRELEAEAERFGQVMADCADGDLQRRLEPRTDHEAMVEIAESFNEMIADLESAVSQVKRISRDVARTSTEVQSSSEEISRASEEVSASVQEISDGSSAQAEDLETATTEVKEMSATVEEVAAATSTIADQSTQVDELATTGQESAEETTAEMHVASDQTETVAETIHELEREAEQIQEIVELIDEIAGQTNMLALNAAIESARSQSASSEDGGFQAVADEVKELAEQTQAAVDDVEAMIESIQQRATESAAQIEETEETIGSATERVDSLADNLDRIAREIEQVASGVTQIDQATNEQSESAEELATIVQEVASVANETTSQAQQVAAAAEETTATITDVSAEATRLDQRATELADAVDEFSVSEANAPESRPAAAESGGESR; translated from the coding sequence CGCGGAGACGACGGCCGGACTGGCGGCGGACGCGACCGTCCGGGACGGCGATCCCGGAGCGATCGGCGATCGACTCGCCGACGCGCAGGCCGAACGCAGCGATCGCGTCGCGGAAATCCACTACCTCGACGGGAACGGGACGGTACTCGCGAGCAGTGACGACGCGGCGACGAGCGAGAACTTCTTCGACGTCGCCGGCGTCGACGGCGCGACCGACGAACCGACGACGACCCACGAGGCGCTCTCGAGCGACGACGAGGTCCTCTCGTTCGTCGCTCCCGTCCCGGGCGAGGATCGGTACGTCGCCCTCTCGGCGCCCGTCGGCGCCTTCGCGTCGACGCTCGAGAGCGGCGACGGCTACCGGACGGTCGTCACCGACGCCGACGGCGAACGGGTCGTCGGCGTCGGCGAGCTGAGCGGGGACGCCGAGATCGACGACGCGGCCGTTCTCGAGGCCGTCGACACCGACGCGTCGGGCGTCGTGACGGCGACTCCGGCGGGAAGCGAACGGGAAATCGCCGCGACGACGGCGACGATCGGCGGCGGCGAGTCGGCGATGCGGGTCACGACCTACGGCGTCGCGGACGAGGTCTTCGGAGCCCAGAACGCCGCAACCGCCGGCATCGCGGCGCTGGCGTTCATCGTCGTCATCAACCTCGGCTTCGTCGGCATCGTTCTCGGCGGCAACCTCTCCCTGCAGCTCCGCCGGCTCGCCGACAAGGCCGAGCGGATGGGCGACGGCGATCTCGACGTCGACCTCGAGACCGATCGGATCGACGAGGTCGGAATCCTCTACGACTCCTTCGACTCGATGCGCGACGACCTCAGCGTGACGATGACCGATCTGGAGGACGAACGCGAACGCGCACGCGAGGCCAAGCACCGCACCGAGCAGCGCAACCGCGAACTGGAGGCGGAAGCCGAGCGGTTCGGCCAGGTCATGGCCGACTGCGCCGACGGCGACCTCCAGCGACGGCTCGAGCCGCGGACCGACCACGAGGCGATGGTCGAGATCGCCGAGTCGTTCAACGAGATGATCGCCGACCTGGAGTCGGCGGTGTCTCAGGTCAAGCGGATCTCGCGGGACGTCGCGCGGACGAGTACCGAGGTCCAGTCCAGTTCCGAGGAGATCAGCCGGGCCAGCGAGGAGGTCAGCGCGTCGGTCCAGGAGATCTCCGACGGCTCCTCGGCGCAGGCCGAGGATCTGGAGACGGCGACGACGGAAGTCAAGGAGATGTCGGCGACCGTCGAGGAGGTCGCCGCGGCGACGAGTACGATCGCCGACCAGTCGACGCAGGTCGACGAACTCGCGACGACCGGACAGGAATCGGCCGAGGAGACGACCGCGGAGATGCACGTCGCCAGCGACCAGACGGAGACCGTCGCGGAGACGATCCACGAACTCGAGCGCGAGGCCGAGCAGATTCAGGAGATCGTCGAGCTTATCGACGAGATCGCCGGTCAGACGAACATGCTGGCACTGAACGCGGCGATCGAGTCGGCCCGATCACAGAGCGCCTCGAGCGAGGACGGCGGGTTCCAGGCCGTCGCCGACGAGGTCAAGGAACTGGCCGAGCAGACGCAGGCGGCGGTCGACGACGTCGAAGCCATGATCGAATCGATACAACAGCGTGCGACCGAGAGTGCGGCACAGATCGAGGAGACCGAGGAGACGATCGGATCGGCCACCGAGCGCGTCGATTCGCTCGCGGACAACCTGGATCGGATCGCCCGGGAGATCGAGCAGGTCGCGAGCGGCGTCACGCAGATCGACCAGGCGACGAACGAGCAGTCCGAGTCCGCGGAGGAGCTCGCGACGATCGTTCAGGAGGTCGCCAGCGTCGCCAACGAGACGACCTCGCAGGCCCAGCAGGTCGCGGCGGCGGCGGAAGAGACGACGGCGACGATCACCGACGTCTCCGCCGAGGCGACGCGGCTCGACCAGCGGGCGACGGAGCTGGCCGACGCCGTCGACGAGTTCAGCGTCTCGGAGGCGAACGCGCCCGAGTCACGGCCGGCGGCCGCCGAGTCCGGAGGTGAGAGTCGATGA
- a CDS encoding bacteriorhodopsin yields MISELRMYRLGFYVTAVATLAFLGWVARKPAGTRRYYLPAPIVCGTLSLAYFGMSIELLRVTTPSGQPLPMTRYVDYFIATAIMVAVAGKVAGATRRQLAALVALTVGWVGVSLGRYFLTGTAVLVATLGTVVVLAALLYVMIWPVTKRSGRTSGERVLLYGKLRNVLILLWIAYLVIGVISRQGIGLLDAFGGVFAGAYLDIATRIGFGLLILRGSDAMVQLIDDTQSNGGSGESGDEVTFTESSDDPDADPDIEPAD; encoded by the coding sequence ATGATCTCCGAACTCCGGATGTACCGGCTCGGCTTCTACGTGACGGCGGTCGCGACGCTGGCGTTTCTCGGCTGGGTCGCCCGCAAGCCGGCGGGGACCCGCCGGTACTACCTGCCGGCGCCGATCGTCTGCGGGACGCTCTCGCTCGCGTACTTCGGGATGTCGATCGAACTGCTTCGAGTGACGACCCCGAGCGGTCAGCCACTCCCGATGACGCGATACGTCGATTACTTCATCGCGACGGCGATCATGGTCGCGGTCGCGGGGAAGGTCGCGGGCGCGACCCGACGCCAGTTGGCCGCGCTCGTCGCCCTGACGGTCGGCTGGGTCGGCGTCAGCCTCGGCCGATACTTCCTCACGGGGACGGCGGTGCTCGTCGCGACCCTGGGCACGGTCGTCGTCCTCGCGGCCCTCCTCTACGTGATGATCTGGCCGGTGACGAAACGCTCCGGGAGGACCTCCGGCGAGCGAGTGCTGCTCTACGGCAAGCTCAGAAACGTGCTCATCCTGCTCTGGATCGCCTACCTGGTGATCGGCGTCATCTCTCGACAGGGAATCGGCCTTCTCGACGCTTTCGGCGGCGTCTTCGCGGGCGCCTATCTCGACATCGCCACCCGGATCGGCTTCGGACTGCTGATCCTGCGGGGGAGCGATGCGATGGTGCAACTCATCGACGATACCCAGTCGAACGGCGGCTCCGGCGAGTCCGGCGACGAAGTGACGTTCACGGAGTCGTCGGACGACCCCGACGCCGATCCCGACATCGAACCGGCCGACTGA
- a CDS encoding DUF2071 domain-containing protein, which yields MTDHNDRQTRRRTRSRTDPFRWNFADGSIPTAPHVASMTWRDGLFVHWPVDADALRPHVPDRLTLETRDGDAWLSVLPFVLTDVGLRGVPTVARTAVAELNVRTYVRYRGDPGLFFFSIDVGNPLIAAIVGRTTRLPVYHAHMRVSADNGHVDFSSTRSQTAVGARPRFDGDAPPARFDATYRPEGDVFRPEPDTLAYWLVERRRFYAAEDRRVLTGEIAHERWPLQPATVTIHENTMFEVNDLPEPIDEPVVHYCDELPMTGSVPRRIRTE from the coding sequence ATGACGGATCACAACGATAGACAGACACGACGCCGAACACGATCGCGAACTGATCCCTTTCGGTGGAACTTCGCCGACGGCTCGATCCCGACCGCACCACACGTCGCCTCGATGACGTGGCGCGACGGGTTGTTCGTCCACTGGCCCGTCGACGCCGACGCCCTCCGTCCGCACGTCCCCGATCGACTGACGCTCGAGACCCGAGACGGCGACGCCTGGCTCAGCGTGTTGCCGTTCGTGCTCACGGACGTCGGACTCCGCGGTGTGCCGACGGTCGCCAGAACGGCCGTCGCCGAACTCAACGTCCGAACGTACGTCCGGTACCGCGGCGACCCCGGCCTGTTCTTCTTCAGTATCGACGTCGGGAACCCGCTGATCGCGGCGATCGTCGGCCGGACGACGCGGCTCCCGGTCTATCACGCCCACATGCGGGTCAGCGCCGACAACGGGCACGTCGACTTCTCGAGCACGCGGAGTCAGACCGCGGTCGGCGCGCGGCCGCGGTTCGACGGGGACGCGCCGCCGGCTCGCTTCGACGCGACGTATCGGCCCGAGGGCGACGTCTTCCGGCCCGAACCGGACACGCTCGCCTACTGGCTCGTCGAACGCCGGCGGTTCTACGCCGCCGAAGACAGGCGGGTGCTAACGGGCGAAATCGCCCACGAGCGGTGGCCCCTCCAGCCCGCCACGGTGACGATTCACGAGAACACCATGTTCGAAGTCAACGACTTGCCGGAACCGATCGACGAGCCGGTCGTCCACTACTGCGACGAACTCCCGATGACCGGCTCAGTCCCGCGACGGATTCGAACGGAGTGA
- a CDS encoding sugar porter family MFS transporter: MTTTSTDGAVDGRNSFVYVVAALAALNGLLFGFDTGVISGAMLYIRETFELATIFGYSINPSLIEGVIVSGAMVGAIVGAAFGGRLADRLGRRRLILVGAVIFFIGSLIMAIAPNVEVLILGRIVDGIGVGFASVVGPLYISEISPPKIRGSLVSLNQLTITSGILIAYLVNYAFSEGGQWRWMLGLGMVPAAILFAGMLFMPESPRWLYERGREDDARDVLSRTRTESQVAGELREIKETIQTESGTLRDLLQAWVRPMLVVGIGLAVFQQVTGINTVMYYAPTILESTGFADNVSILATVGIGAVNVAMTVVAVLLMDRLGRRPLLLSGLGGMTVMLAVLGAVFYLPGLSGMLGWFATGSLMLYVAFFAIGLGPVFWLMISEIYPMEIRGTAMGVVTVLNWAANLIVSLTFLRLVDVFGQSGTFWLYGVLTLFALVFCYQLVPETKGRSLEEIEADLRETAFGTDADGSSPRPAETDD, translated from the coding sequence ATGACTACGACATCGACCGACGGTGCGGTCGACGGACGGAACTCGTTCGTCTACGTCGTCGCGGCGCTCGCCGCGCTCAACGGCTTACTGTTCGGCTTCGACACCGGCGTCATCTCCGGTGCGATGCTCTATATCCGAGAGACGTTCGAACTGGCAACGATATTCGGCTACTCGATAAATCCTTCGCTCATCGAAGGAGTCATCGTCAGCGGTGCGATGGTCGGCGCAATCGTCGGCGCCGCCTTCGGTGGCCGGCTAGCTGACCGACTCGGTCGCCGACGGCTGATCCTCGTCGGCGCGGTGATCTTCTTCATCGGCTCGCTGATCATGGCGATCGCGCCGAACGTCGAAGTGCTGATCCTCGGACGGATCGTCGACGGGATCGGCGTCGGCTTCGCCTCCGTCGTCGGGCCGCTGTACATCTCGGAGATCTCTCCTCCGAAGATTCGCGGCTCTCTGGTTTCACTGAACCAGTTGACGATCACGAGCGGGATCCTCATCGCCTACCTCGTGAACTACGCCTTCTCCGAGGGCGGCCAGTGGCGCTGGATGCTCGGCCTCGGGATGGTCCCCGCGGCGATCCTGTTCGCCGGCATGCTCTTCATGCCCGAGAGTCCCAGATGGCTCTACGAGCGGGGCCGCGAAGACGACGCTCGCGACGTGCTCTCCCGCACGCGCACCGAGAGTCAGGTGGCCGGCGAACTTCGCGAGATCAAAGAGACCATCCAGACCGAGTCCGGAACCCTCCGCGACCTGCTTCAGGCGTGGGTGCGCCCGATGCTCGTCGTGGGAATCGGACTGGCGGTGTTCCAGCAGGTCACCGGCATCAACACGGTGATGTACTACGCGCCGACGATCCTCGAGTCGACCGGCTTCGCGGATAACGTCTCGATCCTCGCGACCGTCGGCATCGGCGCCGTCAACGTCGCGATGACCGTCGTCGCGGTCCTCTTGATGGACCGGCTCGGTCGACGACCGCTGTTGCTCTCGGGGCTCGGCGGCATGACCGTCATGCTCGCGGTCCTCGGTGCCGTGTTCTACCTGCCCGGGCTCTCCGGGATGCTCGGCTGGTTCGCGACGGGGAGCCTGATGCTGTACGTCGCCTTCTTCGCGATCGGGCTCGGTCCCGTGTTCTGGCTCATGATCTCGGAGATCTACCCGATGGAGATCCGCGGGACGGCGATGGGCGTCGTCACGGTCCTGAACTGGGCCGCGAACCTGATCGTCTCGCTGACGTTCCTCCGTCTCGTCGACGTCTTCGGCCAGTCCGGGACGTTCTGGCTGTACGGCGTGCTGACGCTGTTCGCGCTCGTCTTCTGCTATCAGCTCGTCCCCGAAACGAAGGGGCGGTCGCTCGAG